A region of Chelonia mydas isolate rCheMyd1 chromosome 7, rCheMyd1.pri.v2, whole genome shotgun sequence DNA encodes the following proteins:
- the SLC25A28 gene encoding mitoferrin-2 isoform X2 — translation MKSAAGCVATLLHDAAMNPVEVVKQRMQMYNSPYQRVTDCVQAVWRNEGAGAFYRSYTTQLTMNIPFQAIHFMTYEFLQEQLNPQRQYNPGSHVVSGACAGAVAAAATTPLDVCKTLLNTQESLALNSNISGHITGMANAFRTVYRVGGVTAYFRGVQARVIYQMPSTAIAWSVYEFFKYILTKRQEERRAGK, via the exons GTGCAGCGGGGTGTGTAGCAACATTGCTCCATGATGCAGCTATGAACCCTGTGGAAG TGGTCAAGCAGAGGATGCAGATGTACAACTCACCATACCAGCGGGTGACGGACTGTGTGCAGGCCGTATGGCGCAACGAAGGGGCTGGGGCCTTCTACCGCAGCTACACCACCCAGCTCACCATGAACATCCCCTTCCAAGCCATCCACTTCATGACTTACGAGTTTCTGCAGGAGCAGCTCAACCCCCAAAGACAGTATAACCCTGGCTCCCATGTGGTCTCAGGGGCCTGCGCGGGTGCTGTGGCCGCCGCTGCTACCACGCCATTGGACGTTTGCAAAACACTGCTCAACACCCAGGAGTCCCTGGCCTTGAACTCCAACATCAGTGGACATATCACAGGCATGGCCAATGCCTTCAGGACGGTGTACCGAGTGGGCGGTGTGACCGCCTACTTCCGTGGGGTCCAGGCCCGGGTCATTTACCAGATGCCCTCCACAGCCATTGCTTGGTCCGTGTATGAGTTTTTCAAATACATCCTTACCAAGCGCCAGGAGGAGCGCCGGGCTGGGAAGTGA